Part of the Flagellimonas eckloniae genome, ATCTATGTAGAGCTGAATGTCTGGGCAAATATTATATTCGGCATCAGTTTGATAGCACTGATGATTTCCTTGTTTTTATCATTGATTGAGGTTCAATTGTCAACCAAAGCTTTGGGAATACAATTGAAAAATATGCAGAAATAAAACTAAACAACTACAACCATACCATGCAAACGGACCGAAGAAAACGCATCAAATCCATTGATATGTTGCGAGGACTTGTAATGATCATTATGGCACTCGATCATGTCCGTGATTACTTTCACTATGATGCTTTCTTTTTTGACCCAACCGATTTAACAAAAACAAATGTTGCCTTATTTTGGACTCGTTTTGTCACCCATTTTTGCGCGCCAGTTTTTGTTTTCTTAGCGGGAACCTCAGCCTTTTTTGTTGGCCAACGCAGGGATAAAAAATCATTGTCCATTTGGTTGTTAAAAAGAGGGCTATGGTTACTTATTGCGGAGCTAACCATAATAAAATTGGCATGGATGTTCCAATTGGATTATACTACCACATTATTACAGGTTATCTGGGTATTGGGTATGAGCATGATTTTTTTGGCTGGCTTCATCTATTTTCCAAAGAAATTAATGATTGTATTGGCAATTATTGTGGTATGCGGTCATAATCTCCTCGATTCAATAGCTCCAACCACGCCAATATCTTCAGGAATTTGGACTTTTTTACACGTTTTTAATATTGTTGATCTAGGAGGTTTTCAGGTTTTTGTGGGTTACCCTTTGATTCCTTGGATATTTGTAATGCCTCTTGGCTATTATTTTGGTGAATTATATAAACCTTCGGTTGATTCTAAATTCAGAATAAAACGATTGTTTCAATTAGGCTTGGGTCTAACACTTTTATTTTTTGTGCTCCGTATGATTAACATATACGGAGATCCATATACGTGGTCCCAACAAGAATCTTTTGGATTAACCATAGCCTCTTTTTTTAATATCACCAAATATCCTCCATCATTGTTTTATTTGCTGATAACCTTAGGACCCTCCATTATTTTCCTAGCACTGGCGGAACGTTGGCAGGGAAAGTTAACGGACAGGTTAGTTGTTATTGGCAGAGTACCCATGTTTTTTTACATAGTACACATCTATGTGATTCATTTTTTTGCGGTACTTGCCGCACTGGCAACAGGTTTTAGTTTTTCTGATATGACAATAGATATTTGGGTAACACTACAACCAGAACTCCAAGGATATGGATTTAATCTTTGGATTGTTTATCTTATTTGGATTATTTTGACAATTGCCATGTATCCCATTTGTAGTTGGTACAATGATTATAAGACCGCCCATAGAGAAAAATGGTGGTTGAGTTATTTATAAGCAACTTATCCGCTAGTTTGCATCTATAAAGTGTTTGTTGATTACATATTTTTTCGCATGAAAAGGATATTCATTTTCAGCCTATTCCCATTACTTTTTCTATCCTGTAGTAAGGATTTGGAACAAGGAAGAGAATCCTTGATCGGGACATGGAAAGTTACATACATTAAATCCAGTTATGGGGAATTTTTCACCAATGGTGCTGGCTCAACCGAGGTCCTTGAGGAAGATGGTGATTTAGGAACATTTATTTTTAATGAAACAACGGTTGATTTTGATTTTGTAAGAAACGACACCTTGTATGCAGGAAGCGCACTATGGAATCTGGATCTGGAAAAGATACGATCAGGATTTTTCCG contains:
- a CDS encoding DUF1624 domain-containing protein, with protein sequence MQTDRRKRIKSIDMLRGLVMIIMALDHVRDYFHYDAFFFDPTDLTKTNVALFWTRFVTHFCAPVFVFLAGTSAFFVGQRRDKKSLSIWLLKRGLWLLIAELTIIKLAWMFQLDYTTTLLQVIWVLGMSMIFLAGFIYFPKKLMIVLAIIVVCGHNLLDSIAPTTPISSGIWTFLHVFNIVDLGGFQVFVGYPLIPWIFVMPLGYYFGELYKPSVDSKFRIKRLFQLGLGLTLLFFVLRMINIYGDPYTWSQQESFGLTIASFFNITKYPPSLFYLLITLGPSIIFLALAERWQGKLTDRLVVIGRVPMFFYIVHIYVIHFFAVLAALATGFSFSDMTIDIWVTLQPELQGYGFNLWIVYLIWIILTIAMYPICSWYNDYKTAHREKWWLSYL